From a single Aythya fuligula isolate bAytFul2 chromosome 16, bAytFul2.pri, whole genome shotgun sequence genomic region:
- the NPEPL1 gene encoding probable aminopeptidase NPEPL1 yields the protein MANVQLEFQASAGEADPQSRPLLVLGQLHNLHRLPWAQLRGKLQPRVTEEIWQSALSTLNPNPTDSCPLYLNYATVAALPSRVSRHNSPSAAQFITRLVRNCLPGGVNRCIVMVCERSEVFASACALARAFPLFTHRSSASRRTEKKTVTVEFFLVGQNNGPIEVATLKCLASATEGVRLAARIVDTPCNEMNTDNFLEEIKKVGKDLGITPTIIRDEELKERGFGGIYGVGKAALHPPALAVLSHTPDGATQTIAWVGKGIVYDTGGLSIKGKTTMPGMKRDCGGAAAILGAFKATVKQGFKDNLHAVFCLAENAVGPRATRPDDIHVLYSGKTVEINNTDAEGRLILADGVAYACKDLGADIILDMATLTGAQGIATGKYHAAVLTNNEEWERACVKAGRNCGDLVHPLVYCPELHFSEFTSAVADMKNSVADRDNSPSSCAGLFIASHIGFDWPGVWVHVDIAAPVHAGERATGYGVALLLSLFGGASEDPLLNMVSPLGCNGDSPPEDMERDSKRRRLI from the exons ATATGGCAGTCTGCTTTAAGCACTCTGAACCCAAACCCTACCGACAGCTGTCCTCTCTACCTGAATTACGCCACTGTGGCCGCGTTGCCTTCCAGGGTCAGCCGACACAATAGTCCATCTGCAGCTCAGTTCATCACCCGCCTGGTCAGAAATTGTCTTCCAGGAGGTGTCAACAGATGTATTGTT atggtttGTGAGCGGTCTGAAGTTTTTGCTTCTGCTTGTGCGTTGGCCAGGGCTTTCCCACTGTTTACGCATCGGTCCAGTGCATCAAGAcgcacagagaagaaaactgtaaCGGTCGAGTTTTTCCTGGTTGGACAAAACAATGGACCAATAGAAGTGGCAACGCTTAAA TGCCTGGCAAGTGCTACAGAAGGAGTCAGACTGGCTGCTCGAATCGTGGACACCCCTTGCAATGAGATGAACACGGATAACTTCCTGGAG GAAATCAAAAAAGTTGGCAAGGATCTTGGGATTACTCCTACCATTATTCGAGATGAAGAGCTGAAGGAGAGAGGCTTTGGAG GTATCTATGGGGTTGGCAAGGCAGCTCTGCATCCTCCAGCTCTAGCAGTTCTCAGTCACACTCCAGATGGTGCTACACAGACCATTGCATGGGTGGGCAAAGGTATTGTGTATGATACTGGAGGACTCAGCATTAAGGGAAAG ACTACTATGCCTGGAATGAAGCGAGACTGTGGTGGAGCAGCTGCTATTTTGGGTGCCTTCAAAGCCACTGTAAAGCAA GGTTTTAAAGACAATCttcatgctgttttttgtttggctgaGAATGCGGTTGGACCACGTGCAACAAGACCTGATGACATTCATGTTCTTTACTCTGGAAA aaCTGTGGAAATCAATAACACTGATGCAGAAGGAAGGCTGATACTGGCTGATGGAGTAGCTTACGCATGCAAAGATCTTGGAGCTGATATCATTCTTGATATGGCGACTCTTACTGGAGCTCAG GGAATTGCTACAGGAAAGTATCATGCTGCTGTCCTTACCAATAACGAGGAGTGGGAAAGGGCATGTGTTAAAGCTGGCAGGAACTGTGGAGACCTGGTCCACCCTCTCGTGTATTGCCCTGAGCTCCATTTCAGTGAATTTACCTCTGCTGTAGCTGATATGAAGAACTCTGTTGCA GACCGAGACAATAGTCCAAGCTCCTGTGCTGGGCTCTTCATTGCTTCTCACATCGGTTTCGACTGGCCTGGAGTCTGGGTCCATGTAGACATTGCTGCCCCTGTTCATGCG ggtGAACGAGCTACTGGTTATGGCGTGGCTTTGTTGCTGTCTCTCTTTGGAGGGGCATCTGAAGACCCTTTGCTAAACATGGTGTCCCCTCTAGGGTGCAATGGAGACTCTCCCCCTGAGGATATGGAGAGGGATTCCAAAAGGCGGCGCCTGATTTAA